The Parus major isolate Abel chromosome 24, Parus_major1.1, whole genome shotgun sequence genome contains a region encoding:
- the LOC107214480 gene encoding TLC domain-containing protein 5-like isoform X2 yields MLFPLPLRAACSLLAWFCLYKWFCHRYRHRSIEWSCRLVTLTHGILATCLSAYIGFIDGPWPLSHPGSPNTTLQVHGLCLSLGYFIFDLCWCVYFQTEGALMLAHHLVSIVGIATSLALGESAADVNAVIFGSEITNPLLQARWFLKELGRYHTFTGDLVDFLFVVLFTGVRIGMGAWLMYCELASPRPRWYIKLGGVIMYVVSWVFMVSICRFAWRKSMRKYQAWRSRRSHELCSKTNGHLKSH; encoded by the exons ATGCTGTTCCCGCTGCCCCTGCGTGcagcctgcagcctgctggCCTGGTTCTGCCTCTACAAGTGGTTCTGCCACCGCTACCGGCACCGCAGCATTGagtggagctgcaggctggTCACACTGACCCACGGCATCCTGGCCACCTGTCTGTCCGCTTACATCGGCTTCATCGATGGCCCCTGGCCCCTGAGTCACCCAG GATCACCCAACACAACCCTCCAGGTGCATGGGCTGTGCCTTAGCTTGGGCTACTTCATCTTCGACCTGTGCTGGTGCGTGTACTTCCAGACGGAGGGTGCCCTGATGCTGGCCCACCACCTGGTGAGCATCGTGGGCATCGCCACCTCCTTGGCCCTGGGCGAGTCGGCCGCGGACGTCAACGCCGTCATCTTCGGCAGCGAGATCACCAACCCGCTGCTGCAGGCCCGCTGGTTCCTCAAGGAGCTGGGCCGCTACCACACCTTCACGGGCGACCTGGTGGATTTCCTCTTCGTGGTGCTCTTCACCGGCGTGCGCATCGGCATGGGGGCCTGGCTGATGTACTGCGAGCTGGCCTCGCCCAGGCCCCGCTGGTACATCAAGCTGGGCGGGGTCATCATGTACGTGGTGTCCTGGGTGTTCATGGTCAGCATCTGCCGCTTCGCATGGAGGAAGAGCATGAGGAAGTACCAGGCCTGGAGGAGCCGCAGGAGCCACGAGCTGTGCTCCAAGACCAACGGGCACCTCAAAAGCCACTGA
- the LOC107214480 gene encoding TLC domain-containing protein 5-like isoform X1, with product MVLKDRMLFPLPLRAACSLLAWFCLYKWFCHRYRHRSIEWSCRLVTLTHGILATCLSAYIGFIDGPWPLSHPGSPNTTLQVHGLCLSLGYFIFDLCWCVYFQTEGALMLAHHLVSIVGIATSLALGESAADVNAVIFGSEITNPLLQARWFLKELGRYHTFTGDLVDFLFVVLFTGVRIGMGAWLMYCELASPRPRWYIKLGGVIMYVVSWVFMVSICRFAWRKSMRKYQAWRSRRSHELCSKTNGHLKSH from the exons ATGGTACTCAAG gacAGGATGCTGTTCCCGCTGCCCCTGCGTGcagcctgcagcctgctggCCTGGTTCTGCCTCTACAAGTGGTTCTGCCACCGCTACCGGCACCGCAGCATTGagtggagctgcaggctggTCACACTGACCCACGGCATCCTGGCCACCTGTCTGTCCGCTTACATCGGCTTCATCGATGGCCCCTGGCCCCTGAGTCACCCAG GATCACCCAACACAACCCTCCAGGTGCATGGGCTGTGCCTTAGCTTGGGCTACTTCATCTTCGACCTGTGCTGGTGCGTGTACTTCCAGACGGAGGGTGCCCTGATGCTGGCCCACCACCTGGTGAGCATCGTGGGCATCGCCACCTCCTTGGCCCTGGGCGAGTCGGCCGCGGACGTCAACGCCGTCATCTTCGGCAGCGAGATCACCAACCCGCTGCTGCAGGCCCGCTGGTTCCTCAAGGAGCTGGGCCGCTACCACACCTTCACGGGCGACCTGGTGGATTTCCTCTTCGTGGTGCTCTTCACCGGCGTGCGCATCGGCATGGGGGCCTGGCTGATGTACTGCGAGCTGGCCTCGCCCAGGCCCCGCTGGTACATCAAGCTGGGCGGGGTCATCATGTACGTGGTGTCCTGGGTGTTCATGGTCAGCATCTGCCGCTTCGCATGGAGGAAGAGCATGAGGAAGTACCAGGCCTGGAGGAGCCGCAGGAGCCACGAGCTGTGCTCCAAGACCAACGGGCACCTCAAAAGCCACTGA
- the LOC107214481 gene encoding TLC domain-containing protein 5-like, whose amino-acid sequence MVPIVLEVTCSFVTWLCLYSCLCHWNRQRSCKWSCRLVTLLHGLIVTFLSGYVVFLDGPWPLTHAGSPNTPLQIHVLSLTLGYFIFDLGWCLYFQTEGDLMLLHHTLSICGMILVLGLGKSATEVNAVVFVSEITNPLLQTRWFLREMGSYHTFLGKVVDFLFVLLFLVLRIGAGAWIMYGMVTSPEPNWLLKAGGLAMYVVSLGFMVEICRFVRRKLWKKSPSLDTQPFQE is encoded by the exons ATGGTTCCCATCGTCCTGGAGGTGACCTGCAGCTTTGTCACCTGGCTGTGTCTCtacagctgcctctgccactgGAACAGGCAGCGTTCCTGCAAGTGGAGCTGTCGCCTGGTCACCCTCCTGCACGGGCTCATTGTCACCTTCCTCTCCGGCTATGTCGTGTTCCTGGATGGCCCCTGGCCTCTGACCCACGCAG GTTCACCAAACACCCCTCTCCAGATCCACGTGTTGTCCCTGACCTTGGGCTACTTCATCTTTGACCTGGGCTGGTGCCTGTACTTCCAGACAGAGGGGGACCTGATGCTGCTCCACCACACCCTGAGCATCTGCGGCATGAtcctggtgctggggctgggcaaaTCTGCCACGGAAGTGAACGCTGTGGTGTTTGTCAGTGAAATCACCAACCCCCTGCTCCAGACCCGCTGGTTCCTGCGGGAAATGGGCTCTTACCacactttcctgggaaaagtgGTGGATTTCCTCTTCGTGCTCCTCTTCCTGGTGCTGCGGATCGGGGCAGGAGCGTGGATCATGTATGGGATGGTGACATCCCCCGAACCCAACTGGCTCCTCAAGGCTGGGGGCCTGGCCATGTACGTGGTGTCCTTGGGGTTCATGGTTGAAATTTGTCGCTTTGTAAGGAggaaattgtggaaaaaaagcccttccctggacacacaACCTTTCCAGGAGTAG